The Solanum pennellii chromosome 11, SPENNV200 sequence ttattttaaactataggaaaaattaaaaaatacgatagaaatatttatataattagataGTTTTTACCTATTACAAGGGCAtgctaaaatacaaaaaaataaaaagtagaacTCCAATAAAAATTAGATCTCTTTGATCACGAGCAAAAGAACTTTTGCAATTATTATAAACACCACCTTTAGATGACATCATGACAAATGTGAAATATTCCAATTCTACCCAACCTTTTCAAGTCACAACTATCATAATATATGCTTTTATGAAATGAATTAACAAATCAAGCTAAACACATTAATTTCACTCCATAGCCAAATTCATCCCAAAAGGCAAATCAAGAATTAAGAAGAAATAGAGAAATGGAAGGGGAGATCCACAATTTTATTGTTGTATGGGTTATTGTGTTAGCAAGTTTATGTTATTCTCACACCATAGCCAAATTCATTCCAAAAGGAAAATCAAGATTTGTGGCTATATTTCCAATTGTTTGTCTATTTTACATTCTTCCTCTTTATTTCACCTCTATTAATCTTGGTGCTACTACTTCTTTCTTCATTACAGGACTAGCCACTTTTAAGCTCATCCTTTTTGCTTTTGGCAAAGGCCCTTTATCATCAACTTCACCTCTACCACTTTCAACATTCATTCCATTGGCTTGTTTGCCTATTAAgttgaaaaattcatcaaaaactaAAGATGTTGAGACCATAAAAAAGGCTACAAATTCAACTTTCAATCTTGTTACAAAGATTGCACTTTTAGCCATTTTGATTAGGGTGtataattataaagaaaatttacaTCCAAAATTCATTCTCTTTTGTTATTGTCTCCACATTTACTTCatgttagagatcatgttgaaTATAGTTAGCATCATGGTTCGAGTGGTGAGTCGAGTTGAGCTCGAGCCAGCCATCAACAATCCTCACCTGGCTAGCTCGCTTCAGGATTTTTGGGGTAAGAGGTGGAATCTCATGGTAACCAATATACTCCGTCTGACCATCTATGATCATGTTCGTTTGGTTATTGTGGACCGGATCCCGAGGAAGTGGGCCCCAATTCCAGCTGTGCTTGCCACGTTTTTCGTCTCGGGGCTAATGCATGAGCTTTTTTTCTACTACATTGGAAGATTGAAGCCTAGTGGTGAAGCCATGACGTTTTTTCTAATTCATGGAGTCGCTTTGAGTGTTGAAATTgttatcaagaaaattttaaatggtAAATTTTTGGTTCCTAGGATTATTTCAGGTCCATTAACACTAGCATTTATTATTTTCACAAGTTTTTGGTTGTTTTTTCCACCTTTTTTGAGGGGTAATACAGAGAttaaattatgtaatgaatatattgctttctttaaatttattaggTATGGTCAATTACTTAGTCCTACCAATATTACATGTCCACTCCtgtaataatatttattcatgATGGACTAAGGTTCGTATGAGTACTTATGATAAAGTTAATTtgtgctatttttttttttttactttttgaaaagtTCAAAATCACCCACCGTCACTTAAATCTATATAGAGAAGAAGTTTCATATTGTTTAGAGAATTTCCcgatattattaaattatcacTATGTTTGTggctttttttttctctagaaAAACAACAAATCGATACATCGTTCTCTAATAATAATTTTAGGGGGATGATATTGGATATCGTCATCCTTAATAGCAATGTATTAACGATGTTTCTCATTAATTCTCTCTCCAAAATTCAAATAACCCTAGTGTTTTAACTAATAGAAATTCACATGCGTAGAGCTAAATTATAAATGTAAAATGATGTCATTAATCTCACCCTAATGACATTGGGGTATATATATTCTTGTAAAATAACAGTATAATGAAGTAAATATTCCTTCAAATAAAagttcaaatattaattaattattaactgCAAATtgttacataattaattaataggaTCTAGGATACATCATCAAGATCTACAAGatattatacaaaaaaagaaaagacttcttgaacCAATAATGACAATACTACATTTGtttattataaagataatttttatatatatatatatatatatatatatatataatgtgtttTAACTAAATTATCCAAATAATAATGACAcatggaaaaaaaatgataaagcaTATTTACGTCATATActtttttctctcttggaatttTGTAAGCTGATATCGTGTTTggttataatttttgaaaataatatttgattgttTGAATGTACCTTtcctaaaaacataaaatataatttaaatccgTGTCActtctataaaaataaaacaattagagtaaagtttgaaattttttttagtgtaaataaaaaaaaaagaagagaaaacagAGTTTTGGGTGTTTTACAAACGCTAAGGTTaagaaattttgttgtttttctttttgcgATACACATTGTCAAACAACAGTGAAATTTTATAAGTGAAGTTTGGAAAGGATAGAAGGTATACAGACTTTATCACTATCTTCATACGGTAAAAAGAATGTTTTTAAAAGATCCTCGGCTCAAGTAtaacaaattttaatatgaaaaaggagataataaaaaatatgtgatGCATTTTTGtcgtgtaatatatatatagagagataGATAGAAAAAGGTAGCTTAATCTATTGCTACCCAACCCCATTATGATTCAATATTCTATGATTTTTTCCCCTATTAGAGATAATAAAGTCATCTTTAAAGTCCATCCATTTTTCAAGAAGAATAAGAAAGATAGAAATGGAAGGGGAAATTCACAATTTCATTGTTGTATGGGCTATTGTCTTAGTTAGTTTATGTTACTCTCACACCATAGCCAAATTCATTCCCATTGGAAAATCAAGATTTGTGGCTATATTTCCAATAGTTtgtctatttttgttttttcctctTTATCTCACATCTATTCATCTTGGTGGCActacttctttttttattgcATGGCTAGCCACTTTTAAGCTCATGCTTTTTGCTTTTGGTAAAGGCCCTTTATCATCAACCCCACCTCTACCACTTTCAACATTCATTCCCTTGGCTTGTTTGCCTataaagtttcaaaaaaattcaattaatgaTAATGTTGAAACCAAGAAAAAGACCACAAAGTCAACTTTAAATCATGTTACCAAAATTACACTCCTAGCCATTTTCATTAGGGTGTATAGCTATAAGGAATATTTGCATCCAAAAATTATTCTCTCCTTCTATTGCTTTCCCATTTACTTCATGTTAGAGATCATATTTAATATGATTAGCGCCGTGGTCTGAGGGGTGAGTCGAGTCGAGCTCGAGCCACCCTTCGATGAGCCTTACCTGGCTAGCTCACTCCAGGATTTCTGGGGCAAGAGGTGGAACCTCATGGTAACTAATATACTCCGACCGTATACGATTTTGTCCGTTCGATGGTGGCGGACCGGATCTCGAGGAAGTGGCCCCCACTTCCAGCCATACTCGCGACGTTTTTCGTCTCGGGGCTAATGCATGAgctgattttcaattataatgGAAGATTGATGCCTAATGGTGAATACATCATATTCTTTCTAATTCACGGAGTCGCTTTGAGTGTTGAAATTATTATCAAGAAAATTTCCAaaggcaattttttttttacctagGATTATTTCATGTCCATTAGCACttgcatttatatttttcacaagtttttggatgttttttccttcatttttgaGGGGTAACACAGAGTTTAAAGCATGTAGTGAATCTATTgctttctttaaatttattaggTATGGTCAATTAATTAGTCCTACCAATATCACATGTCCACTCttgtaataatatttattcatgGTGGACTAAGGTTTGTATCATATGtgttatgataaaaataaattactttgaATGCAACATGAAATTGTTACGATAATCGCAACACGTTGTAATGAGGTTTAAATAAAGCTATTGGTGTTAGCCTTTTTGACGTTCAtactctttctatttttttttctttctaaaattggtttgcaaatatatttgaatactACTTTCgtacatttatattttattttttaaattttttaaatgaaaattcaaaattcatattaaGACACACAAATAATGTGACTCATgcatcatttttcaaataaggATTAAAAAAACATGATCATATTACTCACATTTTCTGTTAGAACCAATTCACCTAAATATGTGTCAAgtagaatatatataaaagattgtTATAAATTTCATACTTCTAACTTTTTTTCTAATATCTTTTGCAATATTATATAGCTTAATTTTATAAAGTCTTGGCagatttatacatatatatatgaaagaaaaaattaatttcagattgtaattttgaagaaaattatattcattaattataatatatttatgatttgtattGATGACAAATAAATTACAATgtctaattataaaatttatatttaacgtcaatttctattttttaataattttattctcttatatataattatattgattGACAAATGGAAAACACAAATGTTATACTAGTAATActaaatattatatgaaataatattgagTTTATTATCGAAACAcaaactctttttatttttaaagcaCGAAGTCTCTCATTTGAATCTCGGAGATAGCATTTTCATAGAActcttcaaaaattaatattgttttagGGGttctaatataaaaattgaaaaacgtaAAAATATTTCACAGtgaaaaaattatcaagatACAAATGTGATACTCTACCGTTGCATGCATTAAATATTGCTTTCACAATTGAAATATATAACCTAAACTTACACGAAGATAACTTTATTGTTGCTTCAAAACTTTCCTTGCGTAATGATATATAATTaagcaaataataataaaaaatttctccGACATTTTCGGGGTACTGCATTAGTAATACTCTAATAGAAAGGAATTAGATTCATTTTTCTTGAGTAACTATTGAATTCAGTCAGCCAACTAGAATATATGtttattgaaatttaaaatactcAAATTGAATTGGTAATCGATTTGAGACAAAACCTAATTAATATTAGTTTCGATAACTAACTACTAATTTTACTATCAAAGTAAGCGTTTACAATACATAAAACCTAATTAATGTGTATTTGATTAGTGATTAATTTATGAATCAGTCATTAGATCACCTAATTAATGTTTATATGTACTTTatagaattttgaaaattaattagtgattaatttataattaattattaaattaggGACTATTTaaatggaattagtacaaatgtagcttatttttttattttattttgtggcCTCTATCTTATTTTCTTAATCAAAGTCATGTTCATACTATATgcatgtcaaaaaaaaataaataatatctaTGTCAAAATTTCATCCATTTTTGTGATTTGACCACCCTTAATTCTTATCAATTCGATTATAAAATGACATCCCATCTATTTCTAAAATTCatctttcaaaataaaattagaattcACTCTTagcaaaattcattttttttaatataacaaaAGTAGAATTCATTCTTAGCAAAATTCATCTTTTTAATATCATCACTAATATCATGTCAGACTTTTTTGACAATGATTCTGATCATAATCCTGATGTCTTTTTAGTTGATGATTCTGATCATGACGAAAAAGAGAATGAATTTGGTGATACGCCGTCTAATTCTAGTTCAGAGAAAGATGTTAAGAATGATCATTTGGTTGATAACAGTGGATTTGCTCTTGATTATTCTAATgatattgaagaaaaagaagaagttgaaTAGGAAGAGGAGTAGGAGCACAAGGAGGATAACAAGGAAAAAGATGGTTATGAGGCCGATGAGAATGACGAGACCGATGAGGACGAAAAAGATGATTAATTTATGTAGTCTTTTGATGTAATGATTCATATCCTTCtatattcttgattttcttgatgatgcattttagtttattttgttttcctcttgtctattttaaagttttgatgaatttattaaacaaacttacttttgttttcttttactttggttcatttatttttattttattttattttagagttTTTGACGAATTTAATACACTTATATAAGTGATTTACTAAATGAGATACCACTTATGCTAAGCATAGGTCTaatattaagatttaattttcCATACAAATGATCTGGTGTAATTATTTTACATATGGTTTACTATTTTATTTGCAGCAAcctatatataatatcaaaagtTAATTATGGACGGTTTATATGTGTAACACTTCggtttttggaaaaaaataaattaaaattaaaaaaaaaactaaaattgaaaataaaatttgaaattttgcaagttatgcTAAATATGCTTTTGGATTAACTTCaacaattacaattttttagtgTAGGATGACTTAAGTGACCCGTAAGATATATCAAGTGAAAGGTCTTAAAATCCTCTTTTCAATCACCAGATTTGTTAATTTTCAAACTATTATGAGAGAGATATGTCCGTATAAAGTCAGACTGTCAAATGGAAtatcacaataaaaaaatacttgtgATTTACATAAGAAAATCCTAGAAATTAgtataaaaatttacaaaaaaaataattttctacaaattttcatactaatttctaaaaaaaaatccacGTAATTTACAGTTTTAGTAGTTATAATAGTAATCCTGAAGTTGAATTTTCATGTGTGCATTTAGCCTGCTTATATGGGGCCGTGCTTGCACGGTCATTCATGCTAGAAATTATTACATTAGAAATACTCTACTTACCCCACTTCCACATGTGACATGTTCCCTAAGTCAATAAATTCCATCCATCTATatttcaagaagaagaagaagaagaaagatagAAATGGAAGGGGAAATTCACAATTTCATTGTTATATGGACTATTGTCTTGGCAAGTTTATGTTATTCTCACACCATAGCCAAATTCATTCCCAAAGGCAAATCAAGATTTGTGGCTATATTTCCAATTGTTTGTCTATTTTTCATTCTTCCTCTTTATCTCACCTCAATTAATCTTGGTGCTActactttcttcttcattaCAGGACTAGCCACTTCCAAGCTCATACTTTTTGCTTTTGGTAAAGGCCCTTTATCATCAACCCCACCTCTACCACTTTCAACATTCATTCCCTTGGCTTGTTTGCCTATTAAGTTGAAAAAATCATCAAAGACTAAGGATGTTGAAACCATAAAAAAGGCTACAAATTCAACTTTCAATCTTGTTACCAAGATTACACTTCTAGCCATTTTAGCAAGGGTGTATAATTATAAAGACAATTTACATCCAAAATTCATCCTCTTTTGTTATTGTATAAACATTTACATCATGTTAGAGATCATATTGAATATGGTTAGCGCCGCGGTTCGACTGGTGAGTCGAGTCGACCTCGACCCACCCTTCAATGAACCTTACCTTACTAGCTCGCTTCAGGATTTCTGGGGCAAGAGGTGGAACCTCATGGTATCTAATATTCTCCGTTTGACTGTCTATGACCCCGTCCGTCTGATTGTAGAGGACCGGATCCCGAGCATGTGGTCCCCAATTCCAGCTGTGTTCGTCACGTTTTTCGTCTCGGGGCTAATGCATGAGCTACTTTTGTACTACATTATTGAAAGATCGAAGCCTAGTGGTGAATCCATGATGTTCTTTTTAATTCATGGAGTCGCTTTGTGTGTTGAAATTGTTATCGAGAAAATGTTCAATGGCAAAATTTTGGTTCCTAGGATTATATCAGGTCCATTAACACTAGCATTTATTATTTTCACAAGTTTTTGGTtcttttttcctccttttttgaGGAGTAATACAGAATTTAAATTATGTACTGAATATATTgctttctttaaatttattaggTATGGTCAATTAATTAGTCCTACCAATATCACATGTTCATTTTTGTAAGAATATTCTTTTCATGGTGTACTAAAGTTTGTTACGATTTATGGTACAAATAATTTTGatgcaatttcatttttttcgtattttgaaaaagatttaAAAGGTAGCTTTGCTTATCGTCTTTCAAAAGCAACCTCAGTTAAATCTGTTGGAAGAAAGAATTTTCATATCTTTGATAGCATTTTCCTATCCATATCATTAAATATTCATCATGTTTATTTCTTTCGCTTGCCCAAAAAACAACACATTTGTTCACCTAATTCAACAAATATCGACGATCTTCAATAATAGTTCTTTGGATGTATTGCAACATGTTGTTATGTTCAAATCAGGCTAATGGTGTTTGCCATTTTTACCCTTTATactttttctatcttttttgtttaaagtaataaattcttagtacacaaaattattaAACTAATCTTTTTGTGTACTTTTGTTTATATACAACAATTAATCTTTTGtaataaatattcaatgaaaGTAAATATGACCGTTATAATACtattaaaatttacttaatCCAACTCTTCACAAAACACTAGACTGCCTTGACCTGTTGACCAtgtgataaatataaaaaaaaatttaaactcttTTCAAAAATCATGTGCTAATTAAATATCTTCCCTTAATTACTAAACATATATTAgataataactttttaattatttcatttctcCCTAACCCCACTTCCAAATGTACCCTAAGTCAACAATCATATTGTATAATGACTCATACAAAAGGATTTTTTTCTCTCATTAGAAATAATATAGTTATCTTTAAATTCCATTTTTctttcaagaagaagaagaagaaagattaaaaaatgGAAGGGGAAATTCACAATTTCATTGTTGTATGGACTATTGTCTTAGCAAGTTTATGTTATTCCCACACCATAGCAAAATTCATCCCCAAAGGCAAATCAAGATTTGTGGCTATATTTCCAATTGTTTGTCTATTTCTCATTCTTCCTCTTTATCTCACATCCATTAATCTTGGTTGTACTACTTCTTTCTTCATTGCATGGCTAGCCACTTTCAAGattcttctttttgtctttggtaaAGGTCCTTTATCATCAACCCCATCTCTACCACTATCAACATTCATTCCATTGGCTTGTTTGCCTATAAAGTTTCAAAAATATTCAACTAGTGATAATGTTGAAACCACAAAAAAGGCTACAAATTCAACTTTCAATCTTGTTACCAAGATTGCACTTTTAGCCACTTTGATTAGGGTGTataattataaagataatttgcATCCAAAAATCATTCTATTTTGTTATTGCCTCCACATTTACTTCATGTTAGAGATCATATTGATCATGGTTAGCGCCACAGTCCGAAGGGTGAGTCGAGTCGAGCTCGAGCCACCCTTCGATGAGCCTTACCTAGCTAGCTCGCTTCAGGATTTCTGGGGAAAGAGATGGAATCTTATGGTAACCAATATACTCCGTCCAACCGTATATGACCCTATACATTCAATGGTGGCTAACCGGATTTCGAGGAAGTGGGCCCCACTTCCGGCTGTGATCGCGACTTTTTTCGTCTCGGGGCTAATGCATGAGCTGATTTTCTACTACAATGGAAGATTAAAACCTAATGGTGAAGTCATGATGTTTTTTCTAATTCATGGAGTCGCTTTGAGTGTTGAAATTATcatcaagaaaattttcaatGGAAAATTTTTGGTTCCTAGAATTATTTCAGGTCCATTGGCACttagttttataattttcacAAGTTTTTGGTTGTTTTTTCCACCTTTTTTGAGGGGTAATACAGAG is a genomic window containing:
- the LOC107004116 gene encoding acyl-CoA--sterol O-acyltransferase 1-like, with translation MEGEIHNFIVVWTIVLASLCYSHTIAKFIPKGKSRFVAIFPIVCLFLILPLYLTSINLGCTTSFFIAWLATFKILLFVFGKGPLSSTPSLPLSTFIPLACLPIKFQKYSTSDNVETTKKATNSTFNLVTKIALLATLIRVYNYKDNLHPKIILFCYCLHIYFMLEIILIMVSATVRRVSRVELEPPFDEPYLASSLQDFWGKRWNLMVTNILRPTVYDPIHSMVANRISRKWAPLPAVIATFFVSGLMHELIFYYNGRLKPNGEVMMFFLIHGVALSVEIIIKKIFNGKFLVPRIISGPLALSFIIFTSFWLFFPPFLRGNTELKACTEFIAFLEFIRYGKLISPTNITCPLL
- the LOC107003455 gene encoding acyl-CoA--sterol O-acyltransferase 1-like codes for the protein MEGEIHNFIVIWTIVLASLCYSHTIAKFIPKGKSRFVAIFPIVCLFFILPLYLTSINLGATTFFFITGLATSKLILFAFGKGPLSSTPPLPLSTFIPLACLPIKLKKSSKTKDVETIKKATNSTFNLVTKITLLAILARVYNYKDNLHPKFILFCYCINIYIMLEIILNMVSAAVRLVSRVDLDPPFNEPYLTSSLQDFWGKRWNLMVSNILRLTVYDPVRLIVEDRIPSMWSPIPAVFVTFFVSGLMHELLLYYIIERSKPSGESMMFFLIHGVALCVEIVIEKMFNGKILVPRIISGPLTLAFIIFTSFWFFFPPFLRSNTEFKLCTEYIAFFKFIRYGQLISPTNITCSFL
- the LOC107004092 gene encoding acyl-CoA--sterol O-acyltransferase 1-like, producing the protein MEGEIHNFIVVWVIVLASLCYSHTIAKFIPKGKSRFVAIFPIVCLFYILPLYFTSINLGATTSFFITGLATFKLILFAFGKGPLSSTSPLPLSTFIPLACLPIKLKNSSKTKDVETIKKATNSTFNLVTKIALLAILIRVYNYKENLHPKFILFCYCLHIYFMLEIMLNIVSIMVRVVSRVELEPAINNPHLASSLQDFWGKRWNLMVTNILRLTIYDHVRLVIVDRIPRKWAPIPAVLATFFVSGLMHELFFYYIGRLKPSGEAMTFFLIHGVALSVEIVIKKILNGKFLVPRIISGPLTLAFIIFTSFWLFFPPFLRGNTEIKLCNEYIAFFKFIRYGQLLSPTNITCPLL